A DNA window from Ictalurus punctatus breed USDA103 chromosome 11, Coco_2.0, whole genome shotgun sequence contains the following coding sequences:
- the tmem74b gene encoding transmembrane protein 74B isoform X1 encodes MECVNCVELHELRPSRHGIENTSFCDEEEEAHICVVNSRTEQSRHFPSHSGVGINPQILQGDVHSDEEQGPVYEECSVDYSFMLALVFLVSGIALVIIAYSIPREARISPDQVTARQMEKLEMYYAQLGAHLDKCIIAGLGLLTLGGMLLSILLMVSICKGELYHRRSFTILRRPMKSYGSINMTMGQLASGNGREPIVECDSSTDTHDALSAEGIQHLRQSQ; translated from the coding sequence ATGGAGTGTGTGAATTGTGTGGAGCTCCATGAGCTCAGGCCCTCGAGACATGGCATCGAAAACACTTCCTTCTgtgatgaggaagaggaagccCATATATGTGTTGTTAATTCCAGAACAGAACAGAGTCGGCATTTTCCCTCTCACAGTGGAGTTGGAATTAATCCTCAGATTCTTCAAGGAGATGTTCACTCAGACGAAGAACAAGGACCAGTGTatgaagaatgttctgtggattacAGCTTCATGCTGGCTTTGGTATTCCTTGTCAGTGGAATTGCTTTAGTCATCATTGCCTACTCCATACCAAGGGAGGCTCGAATCAGTCCAGACCAGGTTACAGCACGCCAGATGGAAAAGTTGGAGATGTACTACGCACAGCTCGGTGCTCACCTTGATAAGTGCATCATTGCTGGACTTGGCTTACTTACTCTGGGTGGGATGCTCTTGTCCATTCTGTTAATGGTTTCTATATGCAAAGGTGAGCTTTATCACCGCAGAAGTTTCACCATCTTAAGGAGACCTATGAAGTCGTATGGCTCCATAAACATGACAATGGGACAGTTAGCATCTGGAAATGGAAGAGAACCTATCGTGGAGTGTGATTCAAGCACAGACACTCATGATGCACTGAGTGCTGAAGGAATACAACATCTAAGACAATCTCAGTAG